From Topomyia yanbarensis strain Yona2022 chromosome 1, ASM3024719v1, whole genome shotgun sequence, one genomic window encodes:
- the LOC131677929 gene encoding isocitrate dehydrogenase [NADP], mitochondrial-like, which yields MARSLARFGKLISVNFNNTVVPSLSVTSVRNRCSDARIQAVKPVVEMDGDEMTRIIWQFIKEKLIFPYVKVECLYYDLGLPYRDQTNDQVTIDAAYAVLKHNVGIKCATITPDEQRVKEFELKKMWLSPNGTIRNILGGTVFREPILCKNIPRLVPGWTRPIIIGRHAHGDQYKAMDFVITKPGTVKLVFDGNDGSSEEYQLFKYTGGGVAMGMYNTDESITAFAHSSFQIALAKKWPLYLSTKNTILKRYDGRFKDIFQEVYEKNYKKQFDNAKIWYEHRLIDDMVAQALKSDGAFVWSCKNYDGDVQSDIIAQGYGSLGLMTSVLVCPDGKTIESEAAHGTVTRHYREHQKGRPTSTNPIASIFAWTRGLEHRAKLDNTPELSRFATALERACIDCVEAGNMTKDLAICIHGMKNIKEGMYLNTQDFLEAIAKQLERSWTK from the exons GTTCAGATGCAAGAATTCAAGCCGTCAAGCCCGTCGTCGAGATGGACGGTGATGAGATGACAAGAATCATTTGGCAATTCATCAAAGAGAAGCTGATTTTCCCCTACGTAAAGGTTGAATGTCTCTACTACGATCTAGGTCTACCGTACAGAGATCAAACTAACGATCAGGTGACGATCGATGCTGCATATGCAGTTTTGAAACACAATGTAGGGATCAAGTGCGCTACAATCACTCCAGACGAGCAACGGGTGAAGGAGTTTGAATTAAAGAAGATGTGGCTTAGTCCTAACGGAACCATTCGTAACATTCTGGGTGGAACCGTGTTTCGTGAGCCGATTCTGTGCAAAAACATTCCGCGTCTGGTACCCGGGTGGACTAGACCTATCATAATCGGTCGTCACGCTCATGGTGACCAATACAAAGCAATGGACTTTGTTATAACTAAACCTGGCACCGTTAAGCTAGTCTTCGATGGCAACGATGGTAGTTCTGAAGAgtatcaactttttaaatatacaGGAGGTGGCGTTGCTATGGGAATGTATAACACCGACGAGTCAATTACGGCCTTTGCGCACTCGTCATTCCAAATCGCACTGGCTAAAAAATGGCCATTATATTTGTCCACCAAAAACACCATCTTGAAACGATATGATGGTCGTTTCAAGGATATTTTCCAAGAAGTTTATGAGAA GAACTACAAAAAGCAATTCGACAATGCCAAAATTTGGTACGAGCATCGTTTAATCGATGATATGGTGGCCCAGGCTCTAAAATCGGATGGTGCATTTGTATGGTCCTGTAAGAACTACGACGGAGACGTTCAGTCTGATATTATAGCCCAAGGATATGGGTCTCTTGGGCTGATGACTTCGGTTTTGGTATGTCCAGACGGTAAAACCATCGAATCGGAAGCAGCGCATGGAACGGTTACGCGTCATTACAG AGAACACCAAAAGGGTCGACCAACGTCAACAAACCCGATTGCGTCCATCTTTGCATGGACCCGGGGTTTAGAACACCGTGCAAAGTTGGATAATACTCCCGAACTAAGTCGCTTTGCTACTGCTCTGGAGCGCGCATGCATTGACTGTGTTGAAGCTGGAAATATGACAAAAGATCTTGCAATTTGCATTCatggaatgaaaaatatcaAGGAAGGCATGTATCTCAACACACAAGACTTTTTAGAAGCAATTGCTAAACAGCTGGAACGATCATGGACAAAATAA